One part of the Bradyrhizobium sp. CB1650 genome encodes these proteins:
- a CDS encoding FAD-dependent oxidoreductase: protein MVQDEPQRAGRDTLIAKFSRPEQTFPTLAAAEIERLRLFGEIRHYENGELLFETGKRGPGMFVVLSGRVAITERDGLGHVTPVIDQGPGQFLAELGQLSGRPALVDGRAEGDVKVLLIPPDRLRALLVAEADLGERIMRALILRRVSLIQGGVGGPVLIGPSNSAGVVRLQGFLTRNGQPHHLLDPGSEHDAAEVIARYSPKPEDWPLVVTADGTVLRNPSEIELGRAIGMIGGAKDDRIYDVAIVGCGPAGLATAVYAASEGLSVAVLDTRAFGGQAGASARIENYLGFPTGISGQALAGRAFTQAQKFGADIMIPMSVKSLDCSRAGGTFALALDCGDTLRSRAVVVASGARYRRPEIANLDEFEGRGVWYWASPVEARLCAGEEVALVGAGNSAGQAAVFLSGHAKKVLMIIRGGGLGASMSRYLIERIEATPNIELLFNTEITALEGDETSLLRRIRWKSRLSSDEDSAEIRNLFLFVGADPATGWLDGCGVTLDRAGFVVTGAQSEQNLGRLVAPLETSVPGVYAVGDVRSGSVKRVGGAIGEGAQVVASLHGYLGDAAKPAL, encoded by the coding sequence ATGGTGCAGGACGAACCGCAGCGAGCGGGCAGGGACACGCTGATTGCAAAGTTCTCCCGCCCCGAGCAGACATTTCCGACGCTTGCCGCCGCCGAGATCGAGCGGCTGCGCCTGTTCGGCGAGATCAGGCATTACGAGAACGGCGAGCTGCTGTTCGAGACCGGCAAGCGGGGGCCCGGCATGTTCGTGGTGCTGTCCGGTCGTGTCGCCATTACCGAGCGTGACGGCCTCGGTCACGTCACGCCGGTGATCGACCAGGGGCCCGGCCAATTCCTGGCCGAGCTCGGCCAGCTCTCCGGCAGACCGGCACTGGTCGATGGACGCGCCGAGGGCGATGTCAAGGTGCTCCTGATCCCGCCGGACCGGCTGCGCGCGCTGCTGGTCGCCGAGGCCGATCTCGGCGAACGCATCATGCGCGCGCTGATCCTGCGCCGCGTTAGTTTGATCCAGGGCGGCGTCGGCGGCCCCGTGCTGATCGGGCCGTCGAACTCCGCCGGCGTGGTGCGATTGCAGGGCTTCCTCACCCGCAACGGCCAGCCGCATCATCTGCTCGACCCCGGCAGCGAGCACGACGCGGCCGAGGTGATCGCGCGCTACTCGCCGAAGCCGGAAGATTGGCCGCTCGTCGTCACTGCCGACGGCACCGTGCTGCGCAATCCGAGCGAGATCGAACTCGGGCGCGCCATCGGCATGATTGGCGGCGCCAAGGACGATCGCATCTACGACGTCGCGATCGTCGGCTGCGGACCGGCGGGGCTTGCGACCGCGGTCTATGCGGCCTCCGAGGGCCTCTCGGTCGCTGTCCTGGACACCCGTGCCTTCGGCGGCCAGGCCGGCGCGAGCGCGCGCATCGAGAACTATCTGGGCTTTCCGACCGGCATCTCCGGCCAGGCGCTGGCGGGCCGCGCCTTCACGCAGGCGCAGAAGTTCGGCGCCGACATCATGATCCCGATGTCGGTGAAGTCGCTGGATTGCTCGCGTGCCGGCGGCACCTTCGCGCTGGCGCTGGATTGCGGCGACACCTTGCGCTCGCGCGCGGTGGTGGTCGCGAGCGGCGCGCGCTATCGCCGGCCGGAGATCGCGAACCTGGACGAGTTCGAAGGCCGCGGCGTCTGGTATTGGGCTTCGCCCGTCGAGGCACGGCTGTGCGCCGGCGAAGAGGTGGCGCTGGTCGGCGCCGGCAATTCGGCGGGACAGGCTGCGGTGTTCCTGTCGGGACACGCGAAAAAGGTGCTGATGATCATCCGTGGCGGCGGCTTGGGCGCCAGCATGTCGCGCTATCTCATCGAGCGCATCGAAGCGACGCCGAACATCGAACTGCTGTTCAATACCGAGATCACGGCGCTTGAGGGTGACGAGACCTCGCTGCTCCGGCGCATCCGCTGGAAGAGCCGGCTGTCGAGCGACGAGGATTCCGCCGAAATCCGCAATCTCTTCCTGTTCGTCGGTGCCGATCCCGCCACCGGCTGGCTCGATGGCTGCGGTGTCACGCTCGATCGCGCCGGCTTCGTCGTCACCGGAGCGCAGTCCGAGCAGAATCTGGGCCGGCTCGTAGCTCCGCTCGAAACGTCCGTGCCCGGCGTCTATGCCGTCGGCGACGTCCGCTCCGGCTCGGTCAAGCGCGTCGGCGGCGCCATCGGCGAAGGCGCGCAGGTCGTGGCCTCGCTGCACGGCTATCTCGGCGACGCCGCAAAACCGGCGCTTTAG
- a CDS encoding EthD family reductase, with the protein MAELLVLYKTPKDAADFDKHYAETHIPLAKKLPGLKKYAISRGPVGTPAGPSQFHLIAILTFDSVGDIQKAFGTPEGKAAAADVAKFATGGVEMQIFETKDV; encoded by the coding sequence ATGGCTGAACTCCTCGTGCTCTACAAGACGCCCAAGGATGCTGCGGACTTCGACAAACACTATGCCGAAACGCACATTCCGCTCGCAAAGAAACTTCCCGGCTTGAAGAAGTACGCGATCAGCAGGGGGCCGGTCGGAACGCCCGCAGGTCCCTCGCAATTCCATCTCATTGCGATCCTGACCTTCGATAGCGTTGGCGACATCCAGAAGGCTTTCGGCACGCCCGAGGGCAAGGCGGCCGCAGCCGATGTGGCGAAGTTTGCCACCGGCGGCGTCGAGATGCAGATCTTCGAGACCAAGGACGTGTGA
- a CDS encoding alpha/beta hydrolase: MPTITTKDGVEIFYKDWGSGQPIVFSHGWPLSSDDWDAQMMYFVARGYRVVAHDRRGHGRSAQVADGHDMDHYADDLAALTAHLDLKSAIHVGHSTGGGEVVHYIARHGESRVAKAAILSAVPPLMVQTPANPGGLPKKVFDDFQAQLAAGRSQFYRDIAAGPFYGYNRPGAKPSEAVIQNWWRQGMMGGAKAHYDGIVAFSQTDFTEDLKKINVPVLVMHGDDDQVVPYADSAPLSAKLLKNGTLKTYKGFPHGMPTTEAETINADLLAFFRG, translated from the coding sequence ATGCCTACCATCACCACCAAAGACGGCGTCGAAATCTTCTACAAGGATTGGGGCTCGGGTCAGCCGATCGTGTTCAGCCACGGCTGGCCGCTCTCCTCCGACGACTGGGACGCGCAGATGATGTACTTCGTCGCTCGCGGCTATCGCGTCGTCGCCCATGACCGCCGCGGCCATGGTCGCTCGGCGCAGGTCGCAGACGGCCACGACATGGATCACTACGCCGACGATCTCGCGGCACTGACGGCGCATCTCGACCTGAAGAGCGCCATTCACGTCGGCCATTCCACCGGCGGCGGCGAGGTGGTGCACTACATTGCGCGCCACGGCGAGAGCCGGGTGGCCAAGGCCGCGATCCTCTCCGCGGTGCCCCCGCTGATGGTGCAGACGCCGGCCAATCCGGGCGGCCTGCCCAAGAAGGTGTTCGACGATTTCCAGGCCCAGCTCGCCGCCGGCCGCTCGCAATTCTATCGCGACATCGCCGCCGGTCCCTTCTACGGCTACAATCGTCCCGGCGCGAAGCCGTCGGAAGCGGTGATCCAGAACTGGTGGCGACAGGGCATGATGGGCGGCGCGAAAGCGCATTACGACGGTATCGTCGCCTTCTCGCAGACCGACTTCACGGAGGACCTGAAGAAGATCAACGTGCCGGTCCTGGTGATGCACGGCGACGACGATCAGGTCGTGCCTTACGCCGATTCCGCGCCGCTGTCGGCCAAGCTGCTCAAGAACGGAACGCTGAAGACCTACAAGGGCTTTCCGCACGGCATGCCGACCACGGAAGCCGAAACAATCAACGCGGACCTGCTGGCGTTCTTTAGGGGGTAA
- a CDS encoding DUF2948 family protein, protein MSPQLKMIALDADDLAVISTQVQDARVQTADIIWRQCEKRLVVGMSRLDWDQTLEGEAEPRRLVAALRFDRVLACKSRNIDLAAPEQVLDLIGIEFHPQDGRAGEPSGSALLLFAHGGAIRLDVECLECELTDLGTDELGTGVGMAG, encoded by the coding sequence ATGTCTCCCCAGCTCAAGATGATCGCGCTCGACGCCGACGATCTTGCCGTGATCTCGACCCAGGTGCAGGACGCCCGGGTGCAGACCGCGGACATCATCTGGCGGCAGTGCGAGAAGCGGCTGGTGGTCGGCATGAGCCGGCTCGACTGGGACCAGACGCTGGAAGGCGAGGCCGAGCCGCGCCGGCTGGTCGCCGCACTCCGCTTCGACCGCGTGCTCGCCTGCAAGTCGCGCAATATCGATCTTGCCGCGCCAGAGCAGGTTCTGGACCTCATCGGCATCGAGTTTCACCCCCAGGACGGCCGCGCCGGCGAACCCAGCGGCAGCGCCCTGCTCCTGTTCGCCCACGGCGGGGCCATCCGCCTCGACGTCGAATGCCTGGAATGCGAGCTGACCGATCTGGGCACGGACGAGCTCGGGACGGGGGTGGGGATGGCGGGGTGA
- the hisD gene encoding histidinol dehydrogenase: MPVRLDRSSADFDQRFAAFLAAKREVSADVEAAARAIVEDVARRGDTALLEATAKFDRLTLTAAALRVSAAEIDAAVGACDAATLDALKLARDRIETYHARQLPKDERFTDPLGVELGWRYSAIESAGLYVPGGTAAYPSSVLMNAVPAKVAGVARLVMVVPAPDGKLNPLVLAAAQLGGVSEIYRVGGAQAVAALAYGTATIAPVAKIVGPGNAYVAAAKRLVFGKVGIDMIAGPSEVLVIADDTGNADWIAADLLAQAEHDASAQSILITDSARLAADVEAAVAAQLKTLPRAAIAGASWNDFGAIIMVKDLADAIPLADAIAAEHLEIMTTDPDALAAKIRNAGAIFLGAHTPEAIGDYVGGSNHVLPTARSARFSSGLSVHDFMKRTSILKCGPDQLRALGPAAMTLGKAEGLDAHSRSVGLRLNLS; encoded by the coding sequence ATGCCCGTTCGTCTCGACCGCAGCAGCGCCGATTTTGACCAGCGATTTGCGGCCTTCCTCGCCGCCAAGCGAGAGGTCTCGGCCGATGTCGAGGCCGCCGCGCGCGCCATCGTCGAGGATGTGGCGCGGCGCGGCGATACCGCCCTGCTCGAGGCGACGGCAAAGTTCGACCGGCTGACGCTCACTGCAGCAGCCTTGCGCGTCTCCGCCGCCGAGATCGACGCCGCGGTGGGGGCCTGCGACGCTGCGACGCTGGATGCGCTCAAGCTCGCGCGCGACCGCATCGAGACCTATCACGCGCGGCAGTTGCCGAAGGACGAGCGCTTCACCGATCCGCTCGGCGTCGAGCTCGGCTGGCGCTACAGCGCGATCGAATCCGCCGGTCTCTACGTGCCCGGCGGCACTGCGGCCTATCCGTCCTCGGTGCTGATGAACGCGGTGCCGGCCAAGGTCGCCGGCGTCGCGCGGCTCGTGATGGTGGTGCCAGCGCCGGACGGCAAGCTCAATCCGCTGGTGCTGGCGGCGGCGCAGCTCGGCGGTGTCAGCGAGATCTATCGCGTCGGCGGCGCGCAGGCGGTGGCCGCGCTTGCCTATGGCACCGCGACGATCGCGCCGGTCGCCAAGATCGTCGGTCCCGGCAACGCCTATGTCGCCGCCGCCAAGCGGCTGGTGTTCGGCAAGGTCGGCATCGACATGATCGCCGGCCCCTCCGAGGTGCTGGTCATCGCCGACGACACCGGCAATGCCGACTGGATCGCCGCCGATCTGTTGGCGCAGGCCGAGCATGATGCCAGCGCGCAGTCGATCCTGATCACCGACTCCGCGCGCCTTGCCGCCGATGTCGAAGCCGCGGTCGCGGCGCAATTGAAGACGCTGCCGCGCGCCGCGATTGCCGGCGCCTCGTGGAACGACTTCGGCGCCATCATCATGGTAAAGGACCTCGCCGACGCCATCCCGCTCGCGGATGCGATCGCCGCAGAGCATCTCGAGATCATGACGACGGACCCGGATGCGCTCGCCGCCAAGATCCGCAACGCCGGCGCGATCTTCCTCGGCGCGCATACGCCGGAGGCGATCGGAGACTATGTCGGCGGCTCCAACCACGTGCTACCGACCGCGCGCTCGGCGCGGTTCTCCTCGGGGCTGTCGGTGCACGATTTCATGAAGCGCACCTCGATCCTGAAATGCGGCCCGGATCAGCTCCGTGCGCTGGGCCCGGCCGCGATGACGCTCGGCAAGGCGGAAGGGCTGGACGCCCATTCGCGTTCGGTTGGATTGCGCCTCAATCTGTCATGA
- a CDS encoding UPF0262 family protein: MTSSPEPDDSRNRIVAVTLDEDSIGRSGPDIEHERAIAIYDLIEQNLFAPDGADGQGPFTLHIGITGNRLMFDIRREDGTPVVAHLLSLTPFRRIVKDYFMICDSYYQAIRTATPDKIEAIDMGRRGIHDEGSRTLQERLKGKVRVDFETSRRLFTLITVLHWKG; encoded by the coding sequence ATGACCAGCTCGCCCGAACCGGACGACTCCCGTAATCGCATCGTCGCGGTCACCCTCGACGAGGACTCGATCGGCCGTTCCGGACCCGACATCGAGCATGAGCGCGCCATCGCGATCTACGACCTGATCGAGCAGAACCTGTTCGCGCCCGATGGCGCCGACGGACAGGGCCCGTTCACGCTGCACATCGGCATCACCGGCAATCGGCTGATGTTCGACATCCGCCGCGAGGACGGCACGCCCGTGGTCGCGCATCTGTTGTCATTGACGCCGTTCCGGCGGATCGTGAAAGACTATTTCATGATCTGCGACAGCTACTACCAGGCGATCCGCACGGCGACGCCGGACAAGATCGAGGCCATCGACATGGGCCGCCGCGGCATCCATGACGAGGGATCGCGCACGCTCCAGGAGCGGCTGAAGGGCAAGGTGCGGGTCGACTTCGAAACCTCGCGCCGGCTGTTCACGCTCATCACCGTTCTGCATTGGAAAGGATAA
- a CDS encoding low molecular weight phosphatase family protein, translating into MAAPPRARDPQSVLFACALNSVRSPMAESLLRHMFPQGLYVKSAGARKGELDPFAVTVMAELGQDISSHKPMTFEELEDWEGLNFDLIITLSPEAHHKALELTRTLAADVEYWPTQDPTTTEGSRDQKLTAYRDVCDQLLLRIRRRFAKVGAASG; encoded by the coding sequence ATGGCTGCGCCCCCACGCGCACGCGATCCGCAATCGGTGCTGTTCGCCTGCGCGCTGAACAGCGTGCGCTCGCCGATGGCCGAGAGCTTGCTCAGGCACATGTTCCCGCAAGGCCTCTACGTCAAATCCGCCGGCGCCAGGAAGGGCGAGCTCGATCCCTTCGCGGTCACCGTGATGGCCGAGCTCGGCCAGGACATCTCCAGCCACAAGCCGATGACCTTCGAGGAGCTGGAGGACTGGGAGGGGCTGAACTTCGACCTCATCATCACGTTGTCGCCCGAGGCGCACCACAAGGCACTGGAGCTGACGCGGACGCTCGCGGCCGACGTCGAATACTGGCCGACGCAGGATCCCACCACCACCGAAGGCAGCCGCGACCAGAAGCTCACCGCCTATCGCGACGTCTGCGACCAGCTCCTGCTGCGCATCCGACGCCGTTTTGCCAAGGTCGGGGCGGCGAGCGGGTAG
- a CDS encoding Maf-like protein, with protein MLGRPKFVLASGSPRRLSLLNQAGIEPDALRPADVDETPKRGELPRACANRLARAKADAALKSVQLDDELRGAFILSADTVVAVGRRILPKANLVDEAAQCLRLLSGRNHRVYTAITLVTPREAFRQRLVETRVRFKRLSEDDIQAYIGSGEWRGKAGGYAVQGIAGSFVVKMVGSYTNVVGLPLYETTTLLGGEGFPIRFGWLNAAGM; from the coding sequence ATGCTTGGCCGCCCCAAATTCGTTCTTGCCTCCGGCTCGCCGCGCCGCCTGTCGCTGCTCAACCAGGCTGGCATTGAGCCGGACGCGCTTAGGCCCGCCGACGTCGACGAGACGCCGAAGCGGGGCGAACTGCCGCGCGCCTGCGCCAATCGCCTCGCGCGGGCCAAGGCCGATGCGGCGCTGAAGTCGGTGCAGCTCGACGACGAGCTGCGCGGCGCCTTCATCCTCTCCGCCGATACGGTGGTGGCGGTCGGCCGCCGCATCCTGCCCAAGGCCAATCTGGTCGACGAGGCCGCGCAGTGCCTGCGGCTCCTGTCGGGCCGCAATCACCGCGTCTACACCGCGATCACCCTGGTCACGCCGCGCGAGGCCTTCCGCCAGCGCCTGGTCGAGACCCGCGTCCGCTTCAAGCGCCTGTCGGAGGACGACATCCAGGCCTATATCGGCTCCGGCGAATGGCGCGGCAAAGCCGGCGGCTACGCCGTGCAGGGCATCGCCGGCTCGTTCGTGGTGAAGATGGTCGGCTCCTATACCAACGTCGTCGGCCTGCCGCTCTACGAGACCACCACGCTGCTCGGCGGCGAAGGTTTTCCGATCCGCTTCGGCTGGCTCAACGCCGCCGGCATGTGA
- the yacG gene encoding DNA gyrase inhibitor YacG, giving the protein MDDQVKKPAGPLKTCPICGKPAVHATRPFCSSRCRDVDLNRWLKGSYVIPGRDDAEDDVE; this is encoded by the coding sequence ATGGACGACCAAGTCAAAAAGCCCGCTGGCCCGCTCAAAACCTGCCCGATCTGCGGCAAGCCCGCAGTGCATGCCACGCGCCCGTTCTGCTCCTCGCGCTGCCGCGACGTCGACCTGAACCGCTGGCTGAAAGGCTCCTACGTCATCCCCGGTCGCGACGACGCGGAAGACGACGTGGAATAG
- a CDS encoding aldo/keto reductase, giving the protein MTRRDLAALAGGLLVSTRAVAQTETQPLTRAIPTSGERIPAVGLGTAYVFDENNEATRSKADAIVQTLIKNGGRLIDTASTYGDAESVLGQVTASAGLRDELFLATKLESPDARELKRSLARLKTASVDLLQLHNVRSKQQSLERFREWKKQGLCRYVGITSTFRRDYPAVEAVLEREKPDFVQIDYSLDNRGAEKTILPLAAEIRAGVLTALPYGNGRLFKAVHGKELPDWARVFANSWGQFFLKYLLGDSRVTAVIPGTSDPSHMTDNAGAMRGPLPDPDQRRRMIEFADSL; this is encoded by the coding sequence ATGACCCGCCGCGACCTTGCTGCACTCGCCGGCGGACTTCTGGTATCGACCAGGGCCGTTGCCCAAACGGAGACACAGCCTCTCACCCGTGCGATTCCCACCAGCGGCGAGCGCATTCCTGCCGTTGGACTTGGCACCGCCTATGTTTTCGATGAGAACAACGAGGCGACCCGCAGCAAGGCCGATGCGATCGTGCAGACGCTGATCAAGAATGGCGGACGGCTGATCGACACGGCGTCAACCTACGGCGATGCGGAGAGCGTGCTGGGCCAGGTCACGGCATCGGCCGGGCTGCGCGACGAGCTCTTCCTCGCCACCAAGCTCGAGTCGCCCGACGCCCGGGAACTCAAGCGATCCTTGGCTCGACTGAAGACCGCAAGCGTTGATCTGCTGCAGCTCCACAACGTCAGGAGCAAGCAACAATCTCTCGAGCGCTTCAGGGAATGGAAGAAACAAGGCTTATGCCGCTATGTCGGCATCACTTCGACGTTCCGCCGCGACTATCCCGCGGTCGAGGCCGTGCTGGAACGGGAGAAACCTGATTTCGTCCAGATCGACTATTCACTCGACAACCGCGGCGCTGAAAAAACCATCCTGCCACTGGCGGCCGAAATCAGAGCCGGCGTGTTGACCGCCTTGCCTTACGGCAATGGCAGGTTGTTCAAGGCGGTGCACGGCAAGGAATTGCCGGACTGGGCGCGAGTGTTCGCGAACTCGTGGGGACAGTTCTTCCTGAAATATCTGCTCGGCGACTCGCGTGTGACCGCCGTGATCCCCGGGACGAGTGATCCCAGCCACATGACGGACAACGCTGGCGCGATGCGTGGCCCGTTGCCCGATCCTGATCAACGCCGTCGAATGATCGAGTTCGCCGATTCGCTATGA
- a CDS encoding MFS transporter, which translates to MQRTVPGTARERQTALWSFAYFFTLLAAYYVLRPLRDQMGIAGGTKNLPWLFTATFVSLLVAQPIYGALVARLPRIRFIPIVYHFFVANLLLFWLLLFLDVEKVIVARVFFVWVSVFNLFAVAVFWSFMADLFTSEQGKRLFGFIGAGGTAGGLLGPIITIWLSGPLGPINLLIAAAVLLELAVLCVQRIERVVEPRAEVDTPQQRIGGSAFAGLSELIRSPYLLGVAGWVSLLSFGATIAYFAQANIVSATVHDAAAQTRLFAGIDLAVGLLSLATQVFATAALLERFGTGISAAALPAIYVVGFGALAIAPSLSVVVALQVAQRWMNFAIANPARQVFFTVVGREEKYKAKNLIDVVIYRGSDALYGWVYHSLQALGFKLGAIALCALPVAAGWLLLSTALGRTQERLSTKADDEGAPAWQSE; encoded by the coding sequence TTGCAGCGCACGGTGCCCGGCACCGCGCGAGAGCGGCAAACAGCGCTGTGGTCGTTCGCGTATTTCTTCACCCTGCTCGCCGCTTACTACGTGCTGCGTCCGCTGCGCGATCAGATGGGCATTGCGGGCGGGACCAAAAACCTGCCCTGGCTGTTCACGGCCACCTTTGTCAGCCTGCTCGTCGCACAACCAATCTACGGCGCGCTGGTGGCCAGGTTGCCGCGGATCAGGTTTATTCCGATCGTCTACCACTTCTTCGTCGCCAACCTCCTTCTGTTTTGGCTGTTGCTGTTCTTAGACGTCGAAAAAGTGATCGTGGCGCGCGTGTTTTTCGTCTGGGTCAGCGTCTTCAACCTGTTTGCGGTCGCGGTGTTCTGGTCGTTCATGGCCGATCTCTTTACGTCGGAGCAAGGCAAGCGCCTGTTCGGGTTCATCGGCGCTGGAGGGACGGCTGGCGGGCTTCTGGGTCCCATCATCACAATCTGGCTGTCCGGGCCGCTCGGTCCGATCAACCTCTTGATCGCGGCCGCCGTCCTGCTTGAACTGGCTGTGCTCTGCGTTCAGCGAATTGAACGCGTGGTGGAACCACGGGCAGAAGTAGATACCCCACAGCAGCGCATTGGCGGCAGCGCGTTCGCAGGCTTGTCCGAACTGATACGCTCGCCCTATCTCCTGGGCGTGGCCGGCTGGGTCAGCTTGCTTTCGTTCGGCGCGACGATTGCCTATTTCGCGCAGGCCAACATCGTGTCGGCAACGGTGCACGACGCGGCAGCGCAAACCCGCCTGTTTGCAGGTATCGATCTCGCGGTGGGCCTCTTGAGCCTGGCAACACAGGTTTTCGCCACCGCCGCATTGCTCGAGCGCTTCGGCACTGGTATTTCGGCCGCGGCTTTGCCCGCCATTTATGTCGTGGGCTTCGGCGCGCTGGCGATTGCGCCGAGCCTGTCGGTCGTGGTGGCGCTCCAGGTCGCGCAACGCTGGATGAATTTTGCAATCGCAAATCCGGCGCGGCAAGTCTTCTTCACCGTGGTTGGGCGCGAGGAAAAGTACAAGGCCAAGAACCTGATCGACGTGGTGATCTACCGCGGCTCGGACGCGTTGTATGGCTGGGTCTATCACAGCCTGCAGGCGCTGGGATTCAAGCTTGGCGCCATCGCGCTCTGTGCGCTGCCGGTCGCGGCGGGCTGGCTCCTTCTCTCAACCGCGCTGGGACGAACGCAGGAGCGTCTTTCAACGAAAGCAGATGACGAAGGAGCGCCGGCATGGCAATCCGAATGA
- a CDS encoding NAD(P)-binding domain-containing protein, whose translation MFKHVTVDRGRRGLLGAAGALILQAALQPTAASGQDAAGPKMKIGIIGAGHIGGTIGGLWIRAGHPVLFSSRHPEDLRDLVARLGPLAQAGTVDQAIAFGDVVFIAVPYGALPQISKDYGKSLAGKIVLDANNAVASRDGAIADEVERSGIGVTSQKYLPGARLVRAFNTLNYRIFEQEAERPAPRLAVPIAGDDQEAVQVAAQLVRDAGFDPVEVGKLADASRFQRGAPGYGQNVSAAELRQKLSLAP comes from the coding sequence ATGTTCAAGCATGTCACTGTTGATCGTGGTCGCCGCGGACTATTGGGCGCTGCAGGAGCGCTGATCCTCCAGGCGGCGCTCCAACCGACGGCCGCATCGGGTCAGGACGCCGCTGGTCCCAAGATGAAAATCGGCATTATCGGCGCGGGTCATATCGGCGGCACGATCGGCGGCCTTTGGATCAGGGCAGGCCATCCCGTCCTATTTTCGTCGCGTCATCCGGAGGATTTGCGCGACCTCGTCGCGCGCCTCGGCCCACTTGCACAGGCCGGCACAGTCGATCAGGCCATTGCATTTGGCGACGTCGTCTTCATCGCCGTGCCTTACGGCGCGCTGCCGCAGATCAGCAAGGATTACGGCAAATCGCTGGCGGGGAAGATCGTGCTCGATGCCAACAATGCCGTGGCCAGCCGCGACGGCGCCATTGCCGACGAGGTCGAGCGCAGCGGCATCGGCGTTACATCGCAGAAGTATCTGCCCGGCGCGAGGCTGGTGCGCGCCTTCAACACGCTCAACTACAGGATATTTGAACAGGAGGCGGAGCGTCCTGCCCCCAGGCTCGCGGTGCCGATTGCGGGCGATGATCAGGAGGCAGTCCAGGTCGCAGCGCAACTGGTGCGCGATGCCGGCTTTGATCCGGTGGAGGTCGGCAAACTGGCCGATGCGAGCCGCTTCCAGCGCGGTGCGCCGGGATATGGCCAAAATGTGAGCGCGGCGGAACTCAGGCAGAAGCTGTCGCTGGCACCATGA
- a CDS encoding LysR family transcriptional regulator: MKHPDHAETNLLDPRLLRLFDALFTTRSVTKAAEKLSQSQPTISIWLARLRKELDDPLFIRSPEGMLPTPRAETLIGTARQALEMLRRLAELRTDFDPTTAKRRFTICMTDASHVTLLPSILAHVRRAAPGIRIEATQIGADTPRMLQSGEADLALGYISDLDAGHFQQALFPQDWVCLANAKHARIRDRITAKDFRREAHVLIRSGTGHQLLADALQEQRIVLDVALELPGFLGLPAIVGTTDLIATLPRHIGETLAHYYGLRVLDCPLAIAGFTVKQYWHARFHHDPASQWLRDVCGELFQQQEVRGLYRSGRPKKRRPRDLRS, encoded by the coding sequence ATGAAGCATCCGGATCATGCCGAGACCAACCTGCTGGACCCGCGCCTGCTCAGGCTGTTCGACGCATTGTTCACCACGCGCAGCGTCACCAAGGCCGCCGAGAAACTTAGTCAGAGTCAGCCGACCATCTCGATCTGGCTGGCACGCCTGCGAAAGGAACTGGACGATCCGCTCTTCATCCGGTCACCGGAGGGGATGCTGCCGACGCCGCGCGCCGAGACTCTGATTGGCACGGCGAGGCAGGCGCTGGAGATGCTGCGTCGTTTGGCCGAGCTTCGCACGGACTTCGATCCGACAACCGCAAAACGCCGTTTTACGATCTGCATGACGGATGCAAGTCACGTCACGCTGCTTCCGTCCATTCTCGCTCACGTGCGCCGCGCTGCCCCTGGCATTCGTATCGAGGCGACACAGATCGGCGCTGACACCCCACGAATGCTGCAATCCGGCGAGGCCGATCTGGCGCTCGGCTACATCTCGGATCTCGACGCCGGACACTTCCAGCAAGCGCTGTTTCCGCAGGATTGGGTCTGCTTGGCGAACGCAAAACATGCCCGGATCCGCGACCGCATCACCGCAAAGGATTTTAGGCGTGAGGCGCACGTCCTCATTCGCTCCGGCACCGGACATCAGTTGCTCGCGGACGCGCTACAGGAGCAGCGGATAGTCCTTGACGTTGCGCTTGAGCTACCCGGCTTCTTGGGACTACCCGCAATCGTCGGGACGACTGACCTGATCGCCACCCTTCCAAGGCACATTGGCGAAACCTTGGCTCACTATTACGGACTGCGCGTGCTCGACTGCCCGCTGGCGATCGCCGGCTTTACGGTCAAGCAATATTGGCACGCCCGCTTCCATCACGACCCGGCAAGCCAATGGTTGCGTGACGTATGCGGGGAGCTTTTTCAACAGCAGGAAGTGCGGGGTCTGTATCGTTCCGGTCGGCCAAAGAAACGAAGGCCACGCGATTTGCGGTCGTAA